The following coding sequences are from one Diprion similis isolate iyDipSimi1 chromosome 9, iyDipSimi1.1, whole genome shotgun sequence window:
- the LOC124410499 gene encoding ribosome biogenesis protein WDR12 homolog, with protein sequence MASVDEDVPQIQIRFTTKQEQYAVPDYPLSVPSTVFTDQLNTLINELLKESADSTATVEFDFLVCNEFLRTSLAEHINERGVTTEEVITVEYVERHPPPEPQDCLIHDDWVSAVAVREKWILTGCYDNTVHIWNTRGKHHLTIPGHTSPIKAVAWITLDNERATFVSASQDQTAILWDWNITSNSIECVQICRGHERGLEDVAVNHNATLIATGSWDTMLKIWSASVDDRNNDGESTSKKLKTDHGKVRTPEITMKGHKEAISGVVWSDKSEIVTSSWDHTLKIWDTELGGIKHEIPGNKSFFDVAYSPLAHALLTASADRHIRLYDPRSSEGSVVKGTFTSHTQWVQSVFWSTTDQYLFLSGACDNQVKLWDTRSPKAPLFDLSGHDDKVLCCNWSNPKFMVSGGADNTVRIFKSKHAIR encoded by the exons ATGGCAAGTGTTGACGAAGATGTACCACAAATCCAAATAAGATTCACGACGAAACAGGAGCA ataCGCTGTTCCGGACTATCCGTTGTCTGTGCCATCGACAGTTTTCACTGATCAACTGAACACTCTAATCAATGAACTTTTAAAAG AATCTGCAGACTCCACTGCAACTGtagaatttgattttcttgtCTGCAATGAGTTCCTGCGCACTTCATTAGCTGAGCATATCAATGAGCGTGGAGTAACGACTGAGGAAGTCATTACAGTTGAGTACGTGGAACGGCATCCCCCTCCGGAGCCCCAAGATTGTCTTATACACGATGACTGGGTGTCAGCAGTTGCCGTAAGAGAAAAATG GATACTGACGGGATGTTACGACAATACTGTGCACATCTGGAACACGAGGGGAAAACATCACCTAACAATTCCAGGTCACACGTCGCCAATTAAAGCAGTGGCTTGGATAACATTGGACAACGAGAGGGCGACGTTTGTTAG TGCATCGCAAGACCAGACTGCCATTTTATGGGATTGGAACATCACAAGTAACTCAATAGAATGCGTTCAAATTTGTCGAGGACATGAACGTGGGCTGGAAGACGTTGCGGTCAATCATAATGCCACACTGATCGCCACAGGATCATGGGATACAATGCTGAAGATTTGGTCTGCCT CTGTCGACGACCGAAACAATGACGGTGAGTCTACCTCAAAGAAGCTGAAAACAGACCATGGTAAAGTTAGA ACACCAGAAATAACAATGAAAGGCCACAAAGAGGCAATTAGTGGCGTAGTCTGGTCAGATAAATCGGAAATAGTAACATCGTCATGGGATCACACGCTAAAAATTTGGGACACAGAGCTCGGTGGAATCAAGCATGAAATTCCAGGGAATAAGAGCTTCTTTGATGTTGCATATTCGCCGTTAGCTCATGCTCTTCTCACCGCCTCAGCCGACAGACACATCAGATTATATGACCCAAGATCGTCGG AGGGATCCGTGGTCAAGGGAACCTTCACTTCACACACGCAATGGGTGCAATCTGTATTCTGGTCAACAACTGACCAATATCTTTTTCTGTCCGGGGCATGTGATAACCAAGTGAAGCTCTGGGACACTCGAAG TCCCAAAGCACCATTATTTGATCTTTCCGGTCATGACGACAAAGTTCTCTGCTGCAACTGGTCCAATCCAAAATTCATGGTATCTGGCGGGGCCGACAACACTGTTAGGATATTCAAATCGAAACACGCGATTCGTtga